Sequence from the Temnothorax longispinosus isolate EJ_2023e unplaced genomic scaffold, Tlon_JGU_v1 HiC_scaffold_42, whole genome shotgun sequence genome:
CCTATGTTGCACACCCTATGCTACGAGCTGATACATACTATGCAACGCCGACATTAAGGAGCCCTCTCGGCAGCCCGAGTTGTCCCATCGACATCGACGGACAGGCTCTATGACTAACAAGTTTGCACTTTAACGCATAACGGGGCATTCCGCCGTGTACCATAGATCATGGTCCATGACCCGCGGATTGCGTGGGCCGGCCACCATAATCATTCCTCGCCTCGATACAGCGACGCGGCGGCGATGCGGTACCACGAGCATTAAGTTTCCgactcttcttcttcttcttctttttcttcatcgtcttcttcttcttcttcttcgcctTTCATTCCCACTCCCGCTCAATCTCAATCGCGCTATCTCCCGCATCGAACTCACTCCTTTTGCGATAGCGCAGCCAATTTCGTCGCTTCGATCGAGAAATAATCACGTCGCGCGACTAATCTCTTCAGGGACagttattttacatttgattGACGaattatatgtgtaaaaattaattagtcaaACTAATCaaattgtgtatatatgtatatagatggCAATTTcatctaatataaaatttactctTCGTTACATTGATTACTGATATAAAACGCActtcatttaataattaatcaaaaatatatttgcgagatatttttaaaataaatttgttaagtaTAGTAAATGTCGTTTTCCCCGAAAAAACCGGCAGAAACGTTCATGGCAAggcaaaaattttgcaaaaatctcAGTAGTTTTGCAAGAAAATGCAAATCCGAACGAAATAGCGCGTAACTCTGTGCATACGAGGTATTCGCGAGTAGTACAGGTTGTACCAACCGCGAAGATTAATTTAGCCGCagctataaataaatgtcgGATAGATAATAAATCGTTCCGCAAAATACGCAGCGCGGATAAATAGATACCTTCGGGGTAACGAAATTCCTTCGATTTTTCATCGGCGGTCGCGcgattatacataattaatcgATCCGGCGCGACATTCCGGTCAGGATACGATCGCGTCGCGGGTATTCGGGATCTCCGATCGCCCGTAATAGAAATGTAATCCTGGGTTATTGGGTTTTATCTAgattataaaatctaaatgACTCAATCGCCAACGACGATGCATCATCGCCGAACGCGTATCAAAAATGATTACGACCAATACGTCGCCGTCGTAATCATTGTCATTAgtgtaattatcattatttattgacCGGCAATAATATCGTCTAAAGTTTCGCTCGAACGTATAACGTCGCTCCACAAACGGGATACCGACGTCGCGCATTTTACTCttcggaaattaattataagtaatgaTACGGCACATGACACGAACGACGCGCGGACTGCTCTGATTAAGCACTGTTGAGAGGAAATGCACGGCGACATAAATTGTAGCCTGCAATCGGGCAAGGCGATATAAGTGTCAAGGACGTTTTTCATATATCGTCACAGACTTTTCTTTCCTGTTGTATCTACTTCGTAATAAGCAGATAAGATTTATTACGCTTACTCCCCAATGCTGTCACGTATTTACTCTACATTCTCATGtgatcaaaaaataaaaaaaaagccaaTTAAACTTGAGTGCGTACGTTtcttaagaataataaaaagaggacatttaaattagatatcttatcgctttaaattagaaatgtaGCATTCcatcattttcaattatataattataacgatctttaagtataatataattatattactagaagcttttaaattacttaaagcaatctaaaatgttaaaaatcttgtttttttatcgcttttttttttaaatttttcttcgcACCGTAAAAACAGTTCAGCCAAGAAACCGTTTTAAAAACTAACTTTTgccatatttttacatatatattgtcgTTTATCCCAATCTTCAAATATCTCGCACGTCTCTTAAAAGTTGTTTTATCTCTTGTTGTTTCACAGCTCGAACCGGCAGACTCGATGGTTCGAAGGTAAATGGCCACGAAGGAACTTTGCCCGACGAAATGTATCATATAATCTGATCGTCCTTGCCAGCAATGCAAAGACACATAAGCGACGGCATAATGAGCCATTAGCCCGAGAGTGTCGATGACAGAGCCTGATACTATACCCGCTATCTCTTCGTAAACCGAATGCGCCATGAACGTTACGCGCGTTCCCCCCAACGCTTTAACGCTCCGAGAGTGAACATCGTTTAATCATCGATTACCACGGATTCTCCACTCTCGCGCGAAACATATCGTAAAACGagcaaacaaaaatttggaaGATATGCAAATCCATTGAGTATATACGAGGCGCGATGCGAGAAACGAGATGGttcaaagataatattttcgttTCGTATAACTGTTGCGAAATCGCAAGAAAATTCTTCCTCCTTTATGACTTTCGTACTGTCTGTATACATTATAAACGAAAGAGATGGGACTGGAATGATTCGAAagacttgaaaaatattggtATAAActtcaaaatatatgtaattaaattttatcgttattaaattaatattttagtttgcAAATgtgttcatatttttaatcaattttaatactaGTGATCATCGAGACTTaagtgaatataaaatttacgcGATATTTACGAATAACAACGTAGATTGTATTTGGAAGATCTCGAAGAAATCTGCCACTGAAGGCATATAAggcaaaaattaattctcgtTAGACAGATTCGAATTTATATATCGCAAAAAGAcacgatatataaattgatttatgaAAAGCCTCGGTCGAGCTTCCGTGCACGTCGTCACGTAACTTATCGTGTCGACGAGCCGGAAATCGAACGAAATTTCTCCGGGGGACTCGAAAAAGGACGACcatcgggggggggggcgatCGGGACAAACGGATGGAATCCCAGATGGTCGCGATGGACACGCGATGCGTACGGCGTACGTGCGGTCCGCAATGTATACGCCGCCGAGGAAGATAGCCGGGTGTAAGAGTCGGGTTCTGGTCCGCGAGGCTGCGGTATCCGACGAGGAGGGTGCCCTTGAAGCGGGCGGGGTCGTCACTCGCAGGGCCGCGGGTAAACGACCATCGGAAACCCATGTGTGTTACCAGCCGGGGCTCGGAGCCTTACAGCCTCGTAGCTTTACTTACTCGCACTACTTAAGTTTCTGGGTGTGTATGCGCGTCTCACGCTgatctccctctccccccctcaCCCCCACCCCCTTTCTCTACCTCCTCTCCCATCCCGTCACGGGAAGCACCACCGTGGACCACGGAGAAAACCTACCTTGCCCATCTATACCACTACCCACCGGTGGAAgcgccggccggccggcgaCCACTTCTCTTGCCTTACGAGTGTTATGAAACGACTCCTGCCTTCTTCCTTCACGCTGCCAATTTATAGGTTTAATTACCGCCTCGTGGCGCGCGGTGCTCGCGATCCTCGTCGAGAGCAGAAACCCGAAGCTGGATCATACGGCGACGTTAAAAGCGATTTAATCCGTCGGACTGCTGTATTAATCGACGATAAGCGATTTGTCCGCTTTACAGGTATTGCTCGAGACTGTCGGCTATCAGAGACAAGCGTACGCAGCGTTGGTAGAGCGCACTTGCGCTCTAAAGGTATGTTCAACTCTTTCGCCGCTGCCATGCTCAATCATACCTCTTGTTACTTGTGACGTACagacatatataatatgtatataattagaaaagaaCGTAATTAGAATTTGAGCGTATAAAGTCGAAATATTAGCAGGAAGtgctatttaattaatgtgcaTTCCTAACATAAGTAGTATCCTTTAATCTAGtttctattttaatgtattcCCTAAGCTTGTCGCCGTTTTCAATATATTcgtattttttcaagtttaaaaaagtaatttttaaatttaagggAAAAAAGTCGAATTCAAGAAaaagaagttattaaaatgGCACAAAGAAACAATGTTCAATTATCATAAATCAGTTTGCTCAAATTTCGTTGTCATGCATTACTAGTGATATGCTCGTCATAATGATCCAGATTTCAAAATTGATCCATACAGAAATTGAAATCGGCAATTCCTGATCCATAgtcatgtttatatttttatcaagtttcgtcctttaaaataattttgcgatCGGGGTGCGTTTTTGTACAAAAGGGGGTTGAAAAATTGCTGTCTAAATGAAAAAGACTTATCCGAGCCAATAGCGACTATctcgattaataaaaattatgcatattgAAACGTAATTTCTTGGACCTAGTAGAAAAACCGTGAAAAAATctcggatttttttttcagcggAAAAGGGCTCGTGAAAGGAAAGGGGTTCGGTGGCGGGCGAAAGGCGCGGTACCACGGATGGAGAGGAAATGGTTCGCGACGGGCCGTGTTGCGCGAGGGCAACCTTGGGCATAACTCGGTAGGGCCGGACGTGCACCGTGGTGCTCCTACAGCCCAGTAATGAGCCAAATCCATTACGGCAGCGGGAACAGCGGCCAGCAACACCGTAAGCCAACTATGCTACGCGAGTCCGACTCCGGTCTCCCATCtttcctccctctcttcccCGGCCCCTCTAGAGAGAGTTTTACCCAACCCTCAGCCATCCGCTTACCATCCACCCATCCGCGATCTGTACGTGTGCCTATGCCACGCACGTACCGTGTCGTTAACAAGCCCCTAACCAATGGCACCGGTTCGGTACCGATTCCAATTATAGACCGCGTTAGAGCGCGCGTTCCACGTAGCTCTAGTGgcgcatatatacatatacatagagatagagagagatagagtATCGGAGAGTAACGTTCCATACCTTCTTTTCCTTCCGCTCCTCCTGCGCGCTCCACGTCCTCGTCTCTCAACCCTCCGACGTACTTGCTCCTTTTTCGAATTCGAAATCGCGGAACCGGACCGCCATTATGCTCTCCACTCCCCGACTCGGGGGGGTAAACCGAGAATTTACGAGACGGGGATTCGCGGGAGCAATTTCGTCGCTGGATGAGTTATCGTCGAGGGAACGCGGTACTCGACGGCGGTGGTCGCGGGGTATCCGCGCAAGGTGTACTCGCAAGGTCACGACGCGCGACCGAGGACATTCCTCCCTCCGCCCACCCTCCCCCGCCGCCTCCGCCGCCGCCCCCCGCGgccgccaccgccgtcgcTGCGGTCGGTGGTGGCGCCACGCAATTgtcaattaacatttttaccgACGCGCAAGAAAACACGAAGCTACATACCGTAAAGCCGCGTACGTACATGCCCGCGGTTGGTCCGTGCTCGACGGGGTTCCTCCGTGGGGTCACGAAAACGATGCGCGCGGGGTACAGGGCCGAGTAGGTACCGGCATTCGGCAACGATCGAATGGACGAATAATCGCGCGCGCAttcatttgtatatttttaaacaaaatatgcAACATTTTTTCTCTACAGCGCGCGTCAGGCGGTACTCCGACTTTTCTCGAGAAATCTCGTTGCGATCGACTACATAAtgactaattttaattttaattttaattttaattttaattttcgagaCAAAGAACAAGATCTGATATTATTAGTACACCAATAccgtaaaaagaatatttaagtgaataataaatgttaatacttcataattttaaaaataaatttcaaaaaaagttcAAATCCAGAAAATTGCGCCAAATAAAAGGAGGAAAtatgataaacattaaaaaaatacaccaatatcaaaagaaattcttttacGAATTAGTATTATAcggcaaaaaatataagacgTCGAGTAAAATATCggcaaaaaaatcgataaagaaTTCACGATAAATGCGTtaccttgaaaaaaaaaataggaataTCTGAGGATcttttcgagaaatatatatacagacatatatacatatctccGGACACATCCATCCTGATACTTAAGAAAACAACGTGGACTCGTTTTTCACTCGTATGTTGGCGAGACGCGATTAATACCATTATTAATGTGCGTATATCCCACcccaatttatttttctccttgAAAACTGCTAATCGTGCTCTGCGCCGGCCGACCGGACGCGATCCGGAGACTCCACGGTGCGATATTTCTGGATTAGTAGTCGGTCTAGATTAAATTCCACGACGCTCTAACGGCGCGAATAATATCCCGTTCGGGCGAGATCGacgataatttataaacttgcCGAGGCACAGcctcgaattttttttagcgaTTCGCCATTTCTGGCTCGATCGCGATACTGGGGTTGTTccgattatttattacaggaacgaaatttatttattcgcgcGGTCGCCTTACTTTGTTCAGGATACGTTGCTAATAGTCGGAATACTACAAATTCTGAATTTTCTATTGAAAGTGCCATAAGATTAAACGCGTTAGATTTAGAGCGCTTCGTTTATCCAATTCTTATCCAACGAGTAGAATTTCATCAGAATAGTGAAAATTATCTTTGTCGGAGTTTTTTGAAGTTGtagataaaatcaaaattaaaaaacaaagtgtAAATGGATCCTCTGAGACATATACTTgacgaatattatatatcaaacgCATtcgttcatttatttttttattattaattattcattattaatttaataatagctaattcattttataatttaaaaaatttttattttatattataggtatataaaataaagtttcttattaatttgCTTTGCACAGATTTGACCTgacttttgcaaataaaaaaaaaagctataTTTTATAGTCGTAAAATACTGTTGTAACGTATGACTCTGTAAGAGAATGCGGACTAAAGAAAACAGGGATATAAACATGTTATTCCAATGACACGAAACTGGCAACCGAAAGATATACGCGAGTTTTATCAATCTTCAGCAGATGCGAGCGGAATATGAAATGGCGATTTGTTCCGCTCGATAGAATTTGCAGTGTACGCACCGTTGAGATATGTAACGGTGAGATACAGGATGGACATATTTATGTACGAACTGCATTTGCTAGATGCAAATATCGGGCAGTTGGACAGCAACATCAAGCTACTTGCTTGATAGCCATAAACAAATCTTCCAATAACCAAAGTAGTACAACCGCCAGCGAaccttttttctcttatcgGAAAACATGCAAGAACATCAATAAAAAACACTCACCCTATCTTGGTGATGAGCTTTCCGTGAACATGAAGATACGAAGTGACGAATCGCTTGTTCacctacaaaaaaaaaaacacaaaactGTGAAGCGATAGATAAAACATTGTCTCTATCATCAgacgtattaaaaatgtatcaataataattttatcaaaagtatatCAACAATATATCAATAGTAGTTGTTATCAGGCAAATTAATAGTCGagatatacattatattatactaattatcattaatgtttatcaattttaattttaaaaaatataagaaatcaaGAGCTTTAAAAGAATGTTGCATCTGCTTGGTAGATACGTAGCACTTTCTCTTCTGAATACGAAAGATATACACTATGGAAGACGTGGCTTTTGGAATCTATTAGGCAAATACGAAAGGGAAATAGGTACCTCGACACTCGTTAATTGCGATAACTCCTCCAAGTCGCTTGCGTGGGACAATCTCGCTTCATTGGCCGCGCTTGTTGTACGTCGCACTCGCCTACCGTCGCCAGGATGAATCCACGTTTCTCTCCTCAGCCCGCCGCCGATGATGTTTGCACCTTCCTTTTCCTTCATCCTCGCCCGCTCCTTCGACTCCCTTTCCTCCTTCCGTTTACGTTCGATAGACTCGTACTAAGAATATTTCGTTTATTCAGAAAGTACCTCTACCGTGTATACCTGATGCATTTACGATGCATCGTGTATCAGATGCAGTGCATGATATAAATCAGCATTTACAATTGTCGGTGTATGTTACAAATGTCGTTATATGCACATCGTTGCCATGTATGTACAAGTGTAGAAGTTACGAGCACTACATGGCGTTATGCACGGTGATCCGCGACCAAATCGGTCTCTAATTTACAGATTCTTCGACGGGAATTTAATTCGTGATCTAATCACCGAACTATTTTATCgtagtatatgaaataaataaagttatcagttttcaataaataatattttctatcaaaTTCTATTAAGTACCgttgacaaattttattattggaaTAGAGACGACGATGGTAACGGAACTCCCTTTGTACAGTCAGCTAGTCATACAAAGAGTGTCCATCGGACAATATTTGTATTCCTCATTTGTACAAATTCCCGTGTCTATGATAAGTGCATGCTAACGAAATGTGCAGAGCTCTAGCGAAGATAAGAAAAGTCTCTAACATGGATTTACAGCAAAGCATTTCTGGAAATTTAGGAACATCGGCTCTTACAAACAGGCAGTCTCAAAAATGCTGCAGGCATATCGTTAGCAAATATTGTGTTCTTGTGTGAATTTCTCCAAAAGTATGAGTGGTTCCGCCCACCTTTGTATATATTACACTTAATTAACTATTCTGTACACGTTTCTTTTCTGTGTAGTGTTcttaatcatttattaaagCTAACATTCGCATGAGCGattactacaaaaaaaaaaacagctatGCAGaagtgtatttaaataatagcaGATATATGCAAGAACGATATTTACTGTTTTAATAGTTGCAAAAGGCATTAATTCGCCGCATTTGCCATCAAGAGTTAATGGAATGTAAAGATTCTAAGTACACAGATGGATTGAAACATCAAGGCTCCAAAAAGCacgtaaaatagaaaatttaatatgacaagcagtaaaataataattaacaggTAAATAAAGCCTTGATAAAgcctaaataaataaatgatgaaTAAACATCTAGAGAATTCACACCAAGTATCAAAATTTACTTACATAATGTAGATACTGGCGGcaaaagaaaatcaaaatattattaacgttaGTATAGATACAAACGGTTTAACGATACGTTTCATAAGTTCCCTTACCTTCTTTCTGTTTTCGTCGAAGAGCCCTATCAGGCTTTCTCTGGCAGAATGGAAAGGATTGGACGCCATAAGAGATCTCATGTAATAATACACGGCATCCAATTTCCGTCTCTGAAAACACGAGAAAAtaatgagagaaaaatatgtatacattaaattacattcactacaataaatgtaattagtaAATGCGTACCGCATAATGCGCCAGTAAGGCAAGTTGATTATAAGGTCTGCCATTTTTAGGATTAATTTGTTGTGCTTTCAAGTACCACctgtacagaaaaaaattaaatccaaTATGTCGAGTCTTTAGAATTATTGCTGtcataattcataattatatattataaacactTACTGCCTAGATTTTCCATAATTGCTCGTTTCGTTCGCTTGCTCCCTATACCTCGCCAAGTCtcccaaaaataaaaatatcttttgcgCACTGACTAAGGCCAGTCCTAAGAGTCCGAGACCCTTAGGTAGACTCGTCAACGCAAAAAACGTGTCTAATTTGAACTGATACGTAGTCTCGAGAGTAGTCAGTAAACTTTCCAGATAAACGGTACCCTCATCAatgatatttaacattatctGCTTGTAACGTTCCCGTCCTTCCGAGTTTTCTTTGGGCATCGCTTTTCGCAGCATTTCGATcagattataaaacaatatcttCCAAAAGTGTTGCTCAACGTTTTCCGCCTGGCAGAATTTGATATCAGTCTCAAGCAAGATCTTTAAGCTCTGTTGAAGGAAGTGTCGTATATACGAGACTCTATCCAAACGCGAGGTAAAGCCACCGGAACTTATTATCCATTGTAGTTCCAGATCGGCACGTTCTATGTCCAATAGAAGGCAGTGATTTTTTGCTGAgtgaaaactaaaaaaaaattaaataataatttaatgtaaacgcatatataacaaaatccTAGAATGATATAACAATGCGTAACGTaagaataattgaatatataccTAGCTGAAAATGGGTCATACCACGAAGGTCTCACATTTCCGATTTGATCGTTCATGTACGGCGATGGCATACCGTCCAATTGAGCGCCATGGAAAGAGTAATGTGGCAATGTGATACCTACATTAGATTGAAATACTGGAACGCTTGAGACTTGCATGTCACTATCCCTTAAAGAGAATAAATCGTTTTATTAtctcttataattaatacatcgCAAGAACGAGAAGAGAAGtgactgttacctctgtacaGCTGCTCTGCTTCCGGGAGAAGTGATAACGATAGGTTTATATGGATTATTCGGATCAAAAAGCGTTCTCTGTTGTTGCTGTCCGGTTCTTTGCTGAGAAGTTGTAGCTGTCTGATTGGCAGACGACTGGCTAGTCTCATTAGGCAAGATCAAGACGCCCGGTTGAGCGTTACTGTATCCCGTCGGAGACGATCGGTGTCCTATCGAGTTCGAATTCACGCTCGAAAGGGGAGCAGTGTGAGAGGAAACTTTAGGAGTTTGTCTCCCGTCATCCGACTCGCAAGTCGATATTTTTCTGCCAGTTCTCCAATCTTCGTCTAAGTACCTATCAGTTctgaaataagatatttttatacatatagtaatttgagatatttatacCTAAAAATTGCGCATACATAATCcaagttttaaagaaataaatacctGCGTCTATGAAGATCATCGAAATTTCTATAGTTGACACCATAATTTCTGTCTTTACTCGATTCTCGACTATGCTGAATAATATTACGCCTCCTGTGATCGTACCGCCTACcgctattattattgttattattcttttgattattattataattatcgttcTCTCTGTTTTGTTGATTTTTCTGACGTTCGCGGCTGTTACCTCGTCCTTTGTCTCTGCTACTGCCACttgaataattcaaaataatctcATTAAACGAAGAATCTTTCGATATTTGTAATCATcttttaaatagataaaaaaccTATAAAGTTCTACTTACCGATCAGCATCACGATGTTtatcacgttttttttttttacgtcgcCTGTTACTCTCACCTACGGCCTGACTTCGCGGCACACTTGTGCTTTCCCGTATGCTTAATACGGACGAACTACGGCTCAAATGTTCTTGTTCTAACTTCTCATTCAATTCAACTTCTTCACACCAGTcctaattgaaatataattctatatatttatattgcccagggaatattttaaatattaattcatcaatttatatacttacaaaTGTTTCAGATGCGGTATAAGATGATTTGTTACATGATTCGCTTTTCACAGAGCAAGGATTTGTGTTTTGTTGATTATTCTGCTTGTCCAGACTTGAACTGTGCTCATAGGTATTACTGGTAATTGTTCTTTGCCTTAATTATACCAAAGTTATGTTATTAAACGCATATAAAAgcatgaaaaaagaaataattgtatgAATATTTAGTTACATGTTACTGGTGCGATTGTCTGTTGGTGATGTTGCGCCTCTGCGATGATTCTCAGGTGATCTGTGGCCTCTGTTCGAATTTGATTGCGAAGTTGCGGGCGACGCGGATGACGGCGGTGGCATCATTACGCTATCGGCACGACTTAAGCTTTCCATGCTGGTGTACATAGTGCTATTGCTACCACGGCGATCATAAGACCTGTTAATCGCAAATTTTGTAATGTTccaataaaagtttttacagattacttaaacaaaaaaatcaatataaatataataatatatatttctaccgATTCATATATTCCTGGCTAGGAGTATGGGATCTGGAACTCGGAGCAGAGTACTGTTCAGGTGTAACAGGCCTGAAATTGCTGCTTGCTGTACCATCTAATTCCTCGGGTCTCAGTCTACCTCTACCTCTGCTTCTCGTCGGTACGGTATTAGCCCAATTAGATTGCGGTGGCAACGATCCAGATGGTGGCAGATTTTGCATGGTTTGCGAATGCTGCATCGCTGGTGAGTAATTATAACTGGACATACCCTGCTAATACATATTAGAATCCACATGTTACTTCAATTATAAATCACCATATtggatataaattaatacccgcaaaatataaaaaataagataaaacagCACTGAACGAATTTTTACCTGAAATGTAATGCTGCTACCGTTCCAGGTGTCCTCTGTGGACGTTCCTGGATTGTTGCTAGGTAACGCGTACCCATTATCAAGaagatatttcttttgaaATCGTGGTGGCAGTTGTtctaactttatatttttcgataaactGTCTTTCGCGTTGCCGCGTCGGCCTGAGGGTGGCTTGCCTTGAAACTTATCCGAATGCCCAGCGGGCTCAACACTACGAGTGTCTCGCGTACGATTAAAATCGTTCTGGTTGGTCATAGATAAAGGTTCCGAGCCCTaataacacataaaaaaaatttatttccacGTTGAGCTATCCAGACTTctgcattataattttataatctattattatagtactttaatatttcaaatcaaACAAACCTGTCTGACTTCACGTAGATTATCCTTTCGATTCGCACAGTTTCTAGCGGATACCGGTGATTCGGATCGCCAATACCAACGCTCCTCGTTCTCGTTCGCATGACGATGTCGACGGTTACCCGAATACCGTTTACTGGTGTCATCTCTACCTCTGCCTTCGCTTTCATTGTCTCGCGTGCTGTGACTGCTCGCTCGACTACAATCGCTTTTATGATTACGATTGGAATG
This genomic interval carries:
- the LOC139824530 gene encoding telomerase-binding protein EST1A isoform X2; translation: MANRDKGRRKWGGFSQESMTSKLEKDRLAGIRGGGNRASQALYRPGSGPLRKSGRSNSTADEYDNENGSQEKSRMTSVQYRPRQSQVNRANQAQDSPPLSQIDNVAEKLDNTHINYRNSSNSEPAQSTGNSSGGGAGRNDPKKKNRKPEQLLYVPKKVKEALAEQDGTNRSPSHSAWEREREDSNDRDSHSNRNHKSDCSRASSHSTRDNESEGRGRDDTSKRYSGNRRHRHANENEERWYWRSESPVSARNCANRKDNLREVRQGSEPLSMTNQNDFNRTRDTRSVEPAGHSDKFQGKPPSGRRGNAKDSLSKNIKLEQLPPRFQKKYLLDNGYALPSNNPGTSTEDTWNGSSITFQGMSSYNYSPAMQHSQTMQNLPPSGSLPPQSNWANTVPTRSRGRGRLRPEELDGTASSNFRPVTPEQYSAPSSRSHTPSQEYMNRSYDRRGSNSTMYTSMESLSRADSVMMPPPSSASPATSQSNSNRGHRSPENHRRGATSPTDNRTSNMQRTITSNTYEHSSSLDKQNNQQNTNPCSVKSESCNKSSYTASETFDWCEEVELNEKLEQEHLSRSSSVLSIRESTSVPRSQAVGESNRRRKKKKRDKHRDADRGSSRDKGRGNSRERQKNQQNRENDNYNNNQKNNNNNNSGRRYDHRRRNIIQHSRESSKDRNYGVNYRNFDDLHRRRTDRYLDEDWRTGRKISTCESDDGRQTPKVSSHTAPLSSVNSNSIGHRSSPTGYSNAQPGVLILPNETSQSSANQTATTSQQRTGQQQQRTLFDPNNPYKPIVITSPGSRAAVQRDSDMQVSSVPVFQSNVGITLPHYSFHGAQLDGMPSPYMNDQIGNVRPSWYDPFSASFHSAKNHCLLLDIERADLELQWIISSGGFTSRLDRVSYIRHFLQQSLKILLETDIKFCQAENVEQHFWKILFYNLIEMLRKAMPKENSEGRERYKQIMLNIIDEGTVYLESLLTTLETTYQFKLDTFFALTSLPKGLGLLGLALVSAQKIFLFLGDLARYREQANETSNYGKSRQWYLKAQQINPKNGRPYNQLALLAHYARRKLDAVYYYMRSLMASNPFHSARESLIGLFDENRKKYESIERKRKEERESKERARMKEKEGANIIGGGLRRETWIHPGDGRRVRRTTSAANEARLSHASDLEELSQLTSVEVNKRFVTSYLHVHGKLITKIGMETFQEAGVQMLKEFRALLQHSPLPLPGTRLLQLLALNMFAIETTQLKDSQMEQGYRSEVQERALVVSLQMFSLILERGVSLLKAQLDSEQEPRLVVGEDLQVLLPAIKIWCDWMLCHSTVWNPPPSCTDYRVGPPGDAWSRLATMVNLLEKLNYTRTTLIQGKDTEDREEDLELVKLPEDITLAGFTPLMLNPQDPCYVEKTEDMEVAQMCLRISKILFFGQVFLCGLETPVLKLQKSETGVSEYVSVVEASSTSSPSSPPTQSDSELLVESYSEGEEEESIPTLRRLPSCGNVPDDTTAPVAAVEIRSLIERKEELERRQRKQDRHRQRVQAILQKSSVSVEIEVRPRQLVPDTNCFIDYLQQLQTIARATSGAQPIYTLMVPLVVLSELEGLARGADARDCPPASKAALNPEHLARVAENAKAALAFARSRNPAIRCLTTRGTVLTSSTFTVEENCDKDGLTRNDDRILTTCLSLCRINKDQASAEEGQPRRLRREVVLLTEDRNLRVKALARDVPVREVPDFMQWAGLG